One Malus sylvestris chromosome 14, drMalSylv7.2, whole genome shotgun sequence DNA segment encodes these proteins:
- the LOC126598679 gene encoding uncharacterized protein LOC126598679: MGNCVETCKQKQEQEDGQMQQQQQQHEQEDDERENKDRFMKEQNLGKDGNIRVKIVLSKEELEWLMLQLKDSGGKNLEDVLQEIQKSRAKAIEGWKPSLESIMECPEVIEMDR; the protein is encoded by the coding sequence ATGGGAAATTGTGTGGAGACATGCAAACAAAAGCAGGAGCAAGAAGATGGTCAAATGcaacagcaacagcagcagcatGAGCAAGAAGACGATGAGAGAGAAAATAAAGATAGATTTATGaaggaacaaaatttggggAAAGATGGAAACATAAGAGTAAAGATTGTGTTGAGCAAAGAAGAGCTGGAGTGGTTGATGCTTCAGCTGAAAGATAGTGGAGGGAAGAACTTGGAAGATGTTTTGCAGGAGATCCAGAAAAGCAGAGCCAAAGCTATTGAGGGGTGGAAGCCTTCTTTGGAGAGCATCATGGAATGCCCTGAAGTAATTGAGATGGATAGATGA
- the LOC126600327 gene encoding uncharacterized protein LOC126600327 isoform X2, which translates to MDSAFEDEAEHTVSIQEYLKDVEEQELEADLVLGGDEGKECTYNNGYMKRQAIFSCLTCTPDGNAGVCTACSLSCHDGHEIVELWTKRNFRCDCGNSKFGEFFCKLSPNKDIENVENSYNQNFKGSYCTCSRPYPDPDVEEQVEMIQCCVCEDWFHEEHIGLDSSDEIPRDEEGEPLYEDFICKGCSAVCSFIRLYNQTILASGSQKDAPVETAKDKKVLSDMPLACRSGKLENDISQSSDTISEPVSGGDSLLLGENSGKNTDSDQCITDANAPVTCVIGVNLVVASPVLECKPMFLLKNWRDALCKCEKCSEFYEQKHIRFLLDKEDSIMEYEKMAKQKREEKLQQQEGAELTMLDKLGHVEKIEILSGIADMKDELRSFLGSFDPSKTITSADVHQIFENLAKKRRRVE; encoded by the exons GAAGCTGATTTGGTTTTGGGAGGCGACGAAGGCAAGGAGTGTACCTATAACAATGGTTATATGAAGAGGCAGGCAATTTTCTCATGCCTGACTTGCACCCCAGACGGGAATGCTGGAGTCTGCACAGCTTGCAGCTTGTCTTGCCATGATGGCCATGAG ATTGTAGAACTGTGGACCAAAAGAAATTTTAGATGTGATTGTGGTAATTCAAAATTTGGAGAGTTCTTTTGCAAGCTTTCCCCAAATAAAGATATAGAAAATGTTGAAAATTCTTACAATCAGAATTTCAAAGGATCATACTGCACCTGCAGTCGCCCCTATCCTGATCCAGATGTTGAAGAACAAGTAGAGATGATACAATGCTGTGTGTGTGAAGACTGGTTCCATGAGGAACACATCGGTCTTGACTCTTCTGATGAG ATTCCAAGAGATGAGGAAGGTGAACCTCTTTATGAGGATTTTATTTGTAAGGGGTGCTCAGCAGTTTGCTCTTTTATAAGACTCTACAATCAAACCATCTTGGCATCTGGGAGCCAAAAAGATGCTCCCGTTGAGACTGCCAAGGATAAAAAGGTTTTGAGCGATATGCCTTTAGCTTGTAGATCTGGAAAGCTAGAGAATGATATTTCTCAAAGTTCTGATACTATTTCTGAACCTGTATCTGGTGGGGATAGCTTGCTCCTTGGAGAAAATTCTGGGAAGAATACAGATTCGGATCAATGCATTACAGATGCCAATGCACCTGTTACTTGTGTTATTGGAGTTAATCTGGTGGTTGCTTCCCCTGTTTTAGAGTGTAAGCCAATGTTTCTTCTGAAAAACTGGAGGGATGCACTCTGCAAGTGTGAAAAATGCAGTGAATTTTACGAACAGAAGCATATTAGGTTTCTGCTTGACAAGGAAGACTCGATCATGGAGTATGAGAAAATGGCAAAGCAAAAGAGAGAGGAAAAATTGCAGCAACAGGAGGGGGCTGAGTTGACTATGCTCGATAAACTTGGCCATGTCGAGAAAATAGAGATTCTGAGTGGCATCGCAGACATGAAAGATGAGCTTCGTTCTTTCCTG GGATCATTTGATCCATCAAAGACAATCACCTCTGCTGATGTCCACCAGATTTTTGAGAATCTAGCAAAGAAACGCAGGCGTGTAGAGTGA
- the LOC126600327 gene encoding uncharacterized protein LOC126600327 isoform X1 produces the protein MDSAFEDEAEHTVSIQEYLKDVEEQELEADLVLGGDEGKECTYNNGYMKRQAIFSCLTCTPDGNAGVCTACSLSCHDGHEQIVELWTKRNFRCDCGNSKFGEFFCKLSPNKDIENVENSYNQNFKGSYCTCSRPYPDPDVEEQVEMIQCCVCEDWFHEEHIGLDSSDEIPRDEEGEPLYEDFICKGCSAVCSFIRLYNQTILASGSQKDAPVETAKDKKVLSDMPLACRSGKLENDISQSSDTISEPVSGGDSLLLGENSGKNTDSDQCITDANAPVTCVIGVNLVVASPVLECKPMFLLKNWRDALCKCEKCSEFYEQKHIRFLLDKEDSIMEYEKMAKQKREEKLQQQEGAELTMLDKLGHVEKIEILSGIADMKDELRSFLGSFDPSKTITSADVHQIFENLAKKRRRVE, from the exons GAAGCTGATTTGGTTTTGGGAGGCGACGAAGGCAAGGAGTGTACCTATAACAATGGTTATATGAAGAGGCAGGCAATTTTCTCATGCCTGACTTGCACCCCAGACGGGAATGCTGGAGTCTGCACAGCTTGCAGCTTGTCTTGCCATGATGGCCATGAG CAGATTGTAGAACTGTGGACCAAAAGAAATTTTAGATGTGATTGTGGTAATTCAAAATTTGGAGAGTTCTTTTGCAAGCTTTCCCCAAATAAAGATATAGAAAATGTTGAAAATTCTTACAATCAGAATTTCAAAGGATCATACTGCACCTGCAGTCGCCCCTATCCTGATCCAGATGTTGAAGAACAAGTAGAGATGATACAATGCTGTGTGTGTGAAGACTGGTTCCATGAGGAACACATCGGTCTTGACTCTTCTGATGAG ATTCCAAGAGATGAGGAAGGTGAACCTCTTTATGAGGATTTTATTTGTAAGGGGTGCTCAGCAGTTTGCTCTTTTATAAGACTCTACAATCAAACCATCTTGGCATCTGGGAGCCAAAAAGATGCTCCCGTTGAGACTGCCAAGGATAAAAAGGTTTTGAGCGATATGCCTTTAGCTTGTAGATCTGGAAAGCTAGAGAATGATATTTCTCAAAGTTCTGATACTATTTCTGAACCTGTATCTGGTGGGGATAGCTTGCTCCTTGGAGAAAATTCTGGGAAGAATACAGATTCGGATCAATGCATTACAGATGCCAATGCACCTGTTACTTGTGTTATTGGAGTTAATCTGGTGGTTGCTTCCCCTGTTTTAGAGTGTAAGCCAATGTTTCTTCTGAAAAACTGGAGGGATGCACTCTGCAAGTGTGAAAAATGCAGTGAATTTTACGAACAGAAGCATATTAGGTTTCTGCTTGACAAGGAAGACTCGATCATGGAGTATGAGAAAATGGCAAAGCAAAAGAGAGAGGAAAAATTGCAGCAACAGGAGGGGGCTGAGTTGACTATGCTCGATAAACTTGGCCATGTCGAGAAAATAGAGATTCTGAGTGGCATCGCAGACATGAAAGATGAGCTTCGTTCTTTCCTG GGATCATTTGATCCATCAAAGACAATCACCTCTGCTGATGTCCACCAGATTTTTGAGAATCTAGCAAAGAAACGCAGGCGTGTAGAGTGA